The following coding sequences lie in one Thalassoglobus polymorphus genomic window:
- a CDS encoding D-alanine--D-alanine ligase — protein sequence MRSQSLLKSTSEIFVLYGGNSPEREISLQSGTAVGRGLSEAGYNVSLVDTATTPLQAVDWKENSVAIIMLHGTYGEDGEVQEELDSLGVTYSGSDAQSSRRAFHKAIAKKTFEDHQLPTPAWRLLNSDASSNEVLTAAEQIGAPVVVKPEAQGSSLGVTILENLSEVWSAFEAARELDEKVLIERAILGEEWTVPVLDQIALPPIRIRSQRQFFDYSAKYLDNETEYHVLGSDDSAIARAVTDVSLSACLHLKTSGVCRVDLMVDAQGTPWLLEVNTIPGMTDHSLVPKAAAHLGWSMSDLCEQILFSAFANRQER from the coding sequence ATGCGTAGTCAATCCTTGCTGAAGTCGACTTCCGAAATTTTCGTACTGTATGGTGGAAACTCACCGGAACGAGAGATCAGCCTGCAATCGGGAACTGCAGTCGGACGTGGCCTGAGTGAGGCCGGTTACAATGTTTCGCTCGTTGATACTGCGACGACGCCTCTTCAAGCAGTTGACTGGAAAGAGAATTCGGTCGCCATCATTATGCTGCATGGAACTTATGGGGAAGATGGGGAAGTTCAGGAGGAGCTGGATTCGCTTGGCGTCACCTACTCTGGCAGCGATGCACAATCTTCACGACGTGCCTTTCATAAAGCGATCGCCAAGAAGACTTTTGAAGATCATCAACTTCCAACTCCTGCGTGGCGACTACTGAACTCAGATGCCAGCAGCAACGAAGTCCTCACAGCAGCCGAGCAAATCGGGGCTCCTGTTGTCGTCAAACCGGAGGCACAAGGTTCGAGCCTGGGTGTGACGATTCTGGAGAATCTTTCCGAGGTTTGGAGCGCTTTTGAAGCTGCTCGAGAACTGGATGAGAAAGTTTTAATTGAACGGGCAATCCTTGGAGAAGAATGGACGGTTCCGGTTCTCGACCAAATCGCACTCCCACCCATTCGAATTCGCTCTCAGCGACAATTCTTTGACTACTCCGCAAAATATCTCGACAATGAAACCGAGTACCATGTTCTCGGTTCAGACGATTCCGCAATCGCACGGGCAGTGACGGATGTGAGTCTTAGCGCCTGCCTTCACTTAAAAACTTCAGGAGTTTGCCGTGTCGACCTCATGGTGGATGCCCAAGGCACCCCATGGTTACTCGAAGTGAATACGATTCCCGGGATGACCGATCATAGTCTCGTCCCGAAAGCGGCAGCTCATCTCGGCTGGAGCATGAGCGACCTCTGCGAACAGATTCTTTTCTCTGCTTTCGCTAACCGTCAAGAACGGTAA
- a CDS encoding cell division protein FtsQ/DivIB: MPPATKTKKTKGAKPAPKKKAAPKKGPSPVSLAVRSWFFRPTPLIITAFIISGIVFAPYAPHLLPDLSQLEEYQFEMEAIEVNQPNEWVPGTLIDTVLINSEFPERISLLQPNLSRDVAEALHAHPWVHHVDSVRLTNERSIRASLKYRLPVAFVETNEGLFPVDAEGVLLPAVDFKIEDIDKLPHITNVLTKPIGKAGTPWGGGIVESAAKIAAALTPNQNMEKYWNRFELTSIVAPDVKEGQMTADDMTFELATRGGSRVVWGKPPGADDLEPTVQQKIGRMEQYLSRFGKFDEPDGPYRIDIRLFDAISLQPLDGLIYR; encoded by the coding sequence ATGCCTCCGGCAACGAAGACAAAAAAAACGAAGGGTGCCAAACCAGCCCCCAAGAAAAAGGCAGCCCCAAAGAAAGGGCCATCGCCAGTTTCGCTCGCAGTGCGATCCTGGTTCTTTCGACCAACCCCACTCATCATTACTGCCTTTATCATTTCAGGAATCGTCTTCGCCCCTTACGCTCCTCATCTCCTTCCGGATCTCTCACAACTGGAAGAGTATCAGTTTGAGATGGAAGCAATTGAAGTGAATCAACCGAATGAATGGGTTCCCGGAACACTCATCGACACCGTGCTGATCAACTCAGAGTTTCCAGAAAGAATTTCTTTGCTTCAGCCCAATTTAAGTCGCGACGTCGCTGAAGCGCTTCATGCTCACCCCTGGGTGCACCATGTCGACTCGGTTCGGCTCACCAATGAGCGTTCCATCCGAGCCAGTCTGAAATATCGATTACCTGTCGCATTTGTCGAAACAAACGAAGGATTGTTTCCGGTCGATGCAGAAGGAGTTTTGTTGCCAGCTGTTGATTTCAAAATTGAAGATATCGACAAGCTTCCACACATTACCAACGTTTTGACAAAACCGATTGGGAAAGCTGGGACTCCCTGGGGTGGAGGTATCGTCGAATCCGCAGCGAAGATCGCGGCAGCACTGACTCCGAATCAAAACATGGAGAAATACTGGAACCGCTTCGAACTGACGAGCATTGTCGCTCCCGATGTGAAAGAAGGCCAGATGACCGCTGACGACATGACCTTCGAACTCGCCACCCGCGGGGGAAGCCGTGTCGTCTGGGGCAAGCCCCCCGGAGCAGATGACCTGGAACCGACCGTACAGCAAAAAATCGGTCGAATGGAGCAATACCTGTCCCGGTTCGGAAAATTCGACGAACCGGACGGCCCCTATCGCATCGACATCCGCCTATTCGACGCCATCTCCCTGCAACCGCTCGACGGCCTGATCTATCGATAA
- a CDS encoding type I restriction-modification system subunit M encodes MFEQTFKNIDDILHKDAGCGSELDYVEQTSWILFLKYLDDLEKERQLAAELRGEEYTPIIADEYRWEVWATPKKEDGTFDHNNALTGDDLRDFVNVELFPYLAKFKQVTDDPDTIEYKIGEIFSELKNRLQSGYNLREVIERIDELSFQSSAEKHEMSHLYEDKIKNMGNAGRNGGEYYTPRPLIRAIVQVVAPQLGETIYDGAVGSAGFLVEAFDYLSDAKNSGKKSLSIKDRQLLQKKTFYGKEKKSLAYIIGTMNMILHGVEAPNIVHTNTLAENISDIQEKDRYHVVLANPPFGGKERAEVQQNFPIKTGETAFLFLQHFIKIMKAGGRAGVVIKNTFLSNSDNASVSLRKELLESCNLHTVLDLPGGTFTGAGVKTVVLFFDKGEATRKVWFYQLNLDRNLGKTNPLNESDLAEFVELQKTKADSDNSWSVSMKDIDQKTFDLSVKNPNRQDETVLRDPEEILAEMQALDTEAAEVLETIRGLI; translated from the coding sequence ATGTTCGAACAGACTTTCAAAAACATCGACGACATTCTGCATAAGGATGCGGGGTGTGGCAGCGAACTCGATTACGTTGAACAGACATCGTGGATTCTGTTCCTGAAGTACCTCGATGATCTTGAGAAAGAACGTCAACTCGCTGCCGAGTTACGGGGGGAAGAGTACACGCCGATCATTGCGGATGAATATCGCTGGGAAGTCTGGGCGACTCCGAAGAAAGAGGATGGGACGTTCGACCACAACAACGCATTGACCGGGGATGATCTGCGGGACTTTGTGAATGTGGAACTCTTTCCGTATCTGGCGAAGTTCAAACAGGTCACCGATGATCCCGATACGATCGAATACAAAATCGGGGAGATCTTCAGCGAACTGAAAAACCGGTTGCAGTCCGGTTACAACCTGCGGGAAGTGATCGAGCGGATTGATGAACTCAGCTTTCAGTCGAGTGCCGAGAAGCACGAAATGTCCCATCTGTATGAGGACAAAATCAAGAATATGGGGAACGCCGGGCGGAACGGGGGCGAATACTACACGCCACGTCCATTGATCCGGGCGATTGTGCAGGTCGTCGCTCCGCAGCTGGGGGAAACGATCTACGATGGGGCTGTCGGGTCGGCGGGCTTTCTGGTCGAAGCCTTTGACTATCTCAGCGATGCAAAGAACAGCGGCAAAAAATCACTCTCGATCAAAGATCGTCAGCTGTTGCAGAAGAAGACCTTCTACGGGAAGGAAAAGAAATCGCTGGCGTACATCATCGGCACGATGAACATGATTCTGCATGGTGTCGAAGCGCCGAACATTGTGCATACGAATACACTCGCCGAGAACATCAGCGACATTCAGGAGAAAGACCGCTATCACGTGGTGCTCGCCAATCCCCCCTTCGGCGGGAAAGAACGGGCGGAAGTGCAGCAGAACTTTCCGATCAAGACCGGGGAAACGGCGTTTCTGTTTCTGCAGCACTTCATCAAGATCATGAAAGCAGGAGGCCGGGCGGGTGTGGTGATCAAGAATACGTTCCTCAGCAACAGCGACAATGCATCGGTCAGCTTGCGGAAGGAACTACTGGAAAGCTGCAACCTGCATACTGTGCTCGATCTTCCCGGCGGGACGTTCACCGGGGCGGGAGTCAAAACCGTGGTGCTGTTCTTCGATAAGGGGGAAGCGACTCGGAAGGTCTGGTTCTATCAACTCAACCTCGACCGCAATCTGGGGAAGACGAACCCGCTCAATGAAAGTGATCTGGCTGAGTTCGTGGAATTGCAGAAGACCAAAGCGGACAGCGACAACTCTTGGTCCGTCAGTATGAAGGACATTGACCAGAAGACGTTTGATCTCTCGGTGAAGAACCCCAACCGGCAGGACGAAACTGTTCTCCGCGATCCTGAAGAGATTCTGGCAGAGATGCAGGCACTCGATACCGAAGCTGCCGAAGTGCTGGAAACGATTCGGGGGCTGATATAA
- a CDS encoding restriction endonuclease subunit S, translated as MTEWETKTIGDILSLEYGKPLPKADRDPSGAYPVYGANGEKAKSNKYYHDYRTIIVGRKGSAGECNLTEDKFWPLDVTYFVTFDQSEHELKFLFYMLRFQNLPRLAKGVKPGINRNDVYAIEVVVPPLAEQKRIVSILDEAFAAIERAKENAEKNLANARELFESYLNRIFTQKGKGWEEKNLADVAITFGRGKSRHRPRNDKSLYGGQYPFIQTGEIRNADHYVTEYSKTYNEIGLAQSKLWPAGTLCITIAANIAETAILTFDACIPDSIIGLVCDPTKANADYVEYLLQFFKTVLQSQGKGSAQDNINMGTFERNEFPFPSISEQERIVEVLSTLSEQKSQLEAIYQQKLANLDELKQSLLQKAFTGQLTAKQLENEVAV; from the coding sequence ATGACTGAATGGGAAACTAAAACTATTGGTGACATTCTCTCGCTGGAATATGGGAAGCCGTTACCAAAAGCTGATCGAGATCCTTCAGGAGCATACCCGGTTTACGGTGCAAATGGAGAAAAAGCTAAGTCGAATAAGTATTACCACGACTATCGGACAATCATTGTTGGACGAAAAGGGTCGGCTGGTGAGTGTAACCTCACTGAGGATAAATTCTGGCCGCTTGATGTCACTTACTTCGTTACGTTCGACCAATCTGAGCACGAATTGAAGTTTCTTTTCTACATGCTCCGATTTCAAAACCTTCCACGACTTGCGAAAGGAGTTAAACCCGGTATTAACCGAAATGATGTTTATGCTATCGAAGTCGTAGTCCCACCGCTCGCCGAACAAAAGCGTATTGTCTCAATTTTGGATGAGGCGTTTGCAGCGATTGAGCGGGCGAAAGAGAACGCCGAAAAGAATCTCGCCAACGCCCGCGAACTCTTCGAAAGCTACCTCAACCGCATCTTCACCCAAAAAGGAAAAGGCTGGGAGGAGAAGAACTTAGCAGATGTTGCCATTACGTTTGGTCGTGGTAAGTCCCGACATCGTCCCCGCAATGATAAATCTCTTTATGGAGGACAGTATCCGTTTATTCAAACGGGCGAGATTCGCAATGCAGATCACTACGTCACTGAATATTCGAAGACATATAACGAAATCGGATTAGCTCAAAGCAAATTGTGGCCTGCTGGAACTCTTTGCATCACAATAGCTGCGAACATAGCTGAAACTGCAATCCTGACTTTTGATGCATGCATACCTGACAGCATCATTGGTCTGGTATGTGATCCGACCAAAGCGAATGCAGATTACGTGGAATACCTCCTTCAGTTCTTCAAAACGGTATTACAATCGCAAGGGAAAGGTTCCGCACAAGACAACATTAACATGGGAACCTTCGAGCGGAATGAATTTCCGTTTCCATCGATTTCTGAACAAGAAAGAATAGTTGAAGTTCTAAGTACGCTTTCAGAGCAGAAGTCACAGCTCGAAGCCATCTACCAGCAAAAGCTCGCCAACCTCGACGAACTCAAACAATCGCTCCTGCAAAAAGCCTTCACCGGCCAACTGACCGCCAAACAACTCGAAAACGAGGTGGCTGTATGA
- a CDS encoding phosphoadenylyl-sulfate reductase, translating to MARLTQKQLNQLSKNFEERTPDELLRWAKEIFGDRASAISAMQKSGSVMCHMISRLKLDIPVLFVDTGVMYQETLETRDRMSSEYGLDVRTLHPEMTMAEQTDKLGVLYLSVEGQEQCCHMRKVEPLLKAKGEYDALIGSLRRADGGRRGVCPLLAVDTEMNAVRINPMANFTDEQMAAYLEENDVIINPLHKQGFATIGCNRCTTPILPHEVKRAGRWRHLGTAAAYCGINPTDVSDGDSQSIDLPQDLIDRILGQKTDFMI from the coding sequence ATGGCGCGTTTGACACAAAAGCAGCTCAATCAACTTAGCAAAAACTTTGAAGAGCGGACTCCCGATGAACTTCTTCGCTGGGCGAAGGAAATTTTTGGTGATCGTGCCAGCGCCATCTCAGCGATGCAAAAATCCGGGAGCGTGATGTGTCACATGATCTCTCGACTCAAACTCGATATCCCGGTCCTTTTTGTCGACACTGGGGTGATGTACCAGGAAACGCTGGAGACTCGCGACCGAATGTCCAGCGAATACGGCCTCGATGTCCGGACGCTACATCCCGAGATGACGATGGCCGAACAGACAGATAAGTTGGGTGTTCTATATCTTTCCGTGGAGGGGCAAGAGCAATGCTGCCACATGCGAAAAGTTGAACCATTATTGAAAGCCAAAGGCGAGTACGACGCCCTCATCGGCAGTTTGCGTCGGGCCGATGGTGGTCGCCGTGGCGTTTGCCCCTTATTGGCGGTCGACACCGAAATGAATGCCGTTCGAATAAATCCGATGGCAAACTTCACTGATGAGCAAATGGCTGCTTATCTGGAAGAGAACGACGTCATCATCAATCCGTTGCACAAACAAGGGTTCGCGACGATTGGCTGTAACCGATGCACAACCCCTATCCTCCCGCATGAAGTCAAACGTGCTGGGCGTTGGCGTCACTTGGGAACCGCAGCTGCATATTGTGGGATCAACCCAACTGATGTCAGTGACGGAGATTCGCAATCGATTGACCTCCCGCAAGATTTGATCGACAGAATTCTCGGCCAGAAAACTGATTTCATGATTTGA
- the hsdR gene encoding EcoAI/FtnUII family type I restriction enzme subunit R produces the protein MNETETRAELIDPALVAAGWGVVEESRIRREYPVTKGRIQVGGKRGLPLKADYVLIYRGHKLAAIEAKSNEKEVGEGVGQAKDYAHRLNLDTTFAANGKEIYQICMKTGTEETVERFPTPDELWDKTFSKQNEWRDRFAAEPYNDIGKTKPPYYYQENAVEAVLDAVANEEDRILLTLATGTGKTFIAFQIAWKLFQTRWNLNRDGKRRPRILFLADRNILANQAFNSFNAFPEDALVRISPKEIRKAGKVPTNGSIFFTIFQTFMSGPDEEPYFGDYDEDFFDFVIIDECHRGGANDEGNWRKIMEHFSPAVQLGLTATPKRKHNADTYDYFGEPVYVYSLKDGINDGFLTPFKVNRIQTTIDEYFYTPDDEILSGEVDGEKVYEEKDFNVSIEIKERESKRVQLFLDQAKQNEKTIVFCATQQHAALVRDLINQLSDSDNPFYCCRVTANDGAQGEENLKLFQDNEKTIPTILTTSQKLSTGVDARNVRNIVLMRPCTNMIEFKQIIGRGTRTFEGKDYFTIYDFVDAYQNFLDPAWDGEPMDPVAPGPPRPRPEGGDEEGGGTEPPPPPKEKLKIKLSDGKYRAIQSMASTTFWDADGRPISAEEFIQKLFGTLPDFFTTEADLRKIWSDPATRKGLLNKLEEVGYGLEELNTLKDLIQADKSDLFDVLEYVAYAIEPVTREHRVKSAYDRIFDNLDQEQREFIDFVLQRYIETGVEVLDQSLLPQLLELKYHAIADAAAKLGGVKQISQLFIEFQKYLYDQLAV, from the coding sequence ATGAACGAAACAGAAACACGGGCTGAATTGATTGATCCCGCATTGGTTGCAGCGGGCTGGGGAGTGGTCGAAGAATCACGAATTCGCCGGGAATACCCCGTGACGAAAGGGCGCATTCAAGTCGGCGGCAAACGTGGGCTCCCACTGAAAGCCGATTACGTGCTGATCTATCGCGGTCATAAGCTGGCAGCGATCGAAGCGAAGAGCAACGAAAAGGAAGTTGGCGAAGGAGTCGGACAGGCGAAAGATTACGCCCACCGCTTGAACCTCGACACGACGTTCGCTGCCAACGGCAAAGAGATCTATCAGATCTGCATGAAGACCGGGACGGAAGAAACGGTTGAACGATTTCCGACTCCTGATGAGTTGTGGGACAAGACATTTTCTAAACAGAATGAATGGCGGGATCGCTTCGCTGCTGAACCTTACAACGACATCGGCAAGACAAAACCACCGTACTACTATCAGGAAAACGCAGTCGAAGCGGTTCTGGATGCGGTCGCCAACGAAGAAGATCGAATTCTTTTAACACTCGCGACCGGGACCGGGAAAACCTTCATCGCGTTTCAGATTGCATGGAAACTGTTTCAGACTCGCTGGAATTTGAATCGGGACGGCAAACGTCGACCACGTATTCTGTTTCTGGCAGACCGCAACATTCTGGCGAACCAGGCATTCAACTCGTTCAACGCATTTCCTGAAGATGCACTGGTCCGCATCAGTCCCAAAGAGATTCGCAAAGCAGGTAAAGTGCCAACTAACGGCAGCATCTTCTTCACGATCTTCCAGACGTTCATGAGTGGACCAGACGAAGAACCGTACTTCGGTGATTATGATGAAGACTTCTTCGATTTCGTTATCATCGATGAATGCCACCGGGGAGGAGCGAACGACGAAGGGAACTGGCGAAAGATCATGGAGCACTTTTCGCCAGCTGTCCAACTCGGTCTGACAGCGACGCCGAAGCGAAAACACAACGCAGACACTTACGACTACTTCGGCGAACCAGTTTATGTTTACTCGCTGAAGGATGGGATCAACGATGGTTTCCTGACACCGTTCAAAGTGAATCGGATTCAGACCACGATTGATGAATACTTCTATACGCCGGACGATGAAATTCTGTCTGGTGAAGTCGATGGCGAGAAAGTCTACGAAGAAAAAGACTTCAACGTCAGTATCGAAATCAAAGAACGTGAATCGAAACGTGTCCAGCTCTTCCTCGATCAGGCAAAGCAGAATGAGAAAACAATCGTGTTTTGTGCGACTCAACAGCATGCTGCACTGGTCCGCGATTTGATCAACCAACTGAGTGACAGCGACAATCCGTTCTACTGCTGCCGGGTCACTGCCAACGATGGAGCGCAGGGAGAAGAGAATCTGAAACTCTTCCAGGATAACGAAAAGACAATCCCCACAATTTTGACGACATCACAAAAGCTCTCAACCGGTGTCGATGCTCGCAACGTCCGCAACATCGTCTTGATGCGTCCCTGCACGAATATGATCGAATTCAAACAGATCATCGGTCGGGGAACACGAACCTTTGAAGGGAAAGACTATTTCACGATCTATGATTTCGTGGACGCCTACCAGAATTTCCTCGATCCTGCATGGGACGGTGAACCGATGGATCCGGTAGCACCGGGACCACCGCGACCGAGACCAGAAGGGGGAGACGAAGAAGGAGGAGGAACAGAACCGCCACCACCACCGAAAGAAAAGCTGAAGATCAAACTTTCAGACGGCAAGTATCGGGCGATTCAATCAATGGCATCGACAACGTTCTGGGATGCCGACGGAAGACCGATTTCAGCCGAAGAATTCATTCAGAAGCTCTTCGGGACGCTCCCTGATTTCTTCACGACCGAAGCAGACTTGCGAAAGATCTGGTCAGATCCGGCAACCCGCAAAGGATTATTGAACAAGCTGGAAGAAGTCGGCTACGGACTGGAAGAGTTGAACACGCTGAAGGATCTCATTCAAGCCGACAAAAGCGATCTCTTCGACGTGCTGGAATATGTCGCTTATGCGATCGAACCCGTCACCCGCGAACACCGGGTCAAAAGTGCTTATGACAGGATCTTCGATAATCTCGATCAGGAGCAAAGAGAGTTCATCGATTTCGTTTTACAACGCTACATCGAAACCGGCGTAGAAGTCCTCGATCAGTCATTGTTGCCTCAACTCTTGGAATTGAAGTACCACGCCATTGCAGACGCAGCAGCAAAGCTGGGAGGCGTCAAGCAGATAAGCCAACTCTTCATCGAATTCCAGAAGTATCTCTATGATCAACTCGCAGTGTAG
- a CDS encoding ThuA domain-containing protein gives MRILTLALLLSIGFSTSSSAAEPLKGLIITGGCCHDYEDQKRIIAEGLSQRMNITWDFVHEGGTGRDHKISVYSKPGWAKKYDLIVHNECFGGVTDPEFVKSIADAHFEGVPAIFIHCALHSYRNSGSADAWRELIGVTSRSHEGKRALNVEKLEDHPVMTDFPKEWKTPNGELYKIEKVWSNCIPLAKAYGEDTKKDHPVIWLNKFGKANVFGTSLGHHNETMNNDVWLGLVSRGALFVTGHLDENGNPEKGYEGTGIKPIVIGDPKPKADPKFSKKKK, from the coding sequence ATGAGAATTTTGACGCTCGCCCTTCTACTGTCAATTGGTTTTTCAACATCCAGCTCTGCAGCGGAACCATTAAAAGGGTTGATCATTACCGGCGGGTGTTGCCATGACTATGAGGATCAGAAGCGAATCATCGCTGAGGGGCTCAGTCAGCGAATGAACATCACCTGGGATTTTGTTCATGAAGGCGGGACAGGTCGTGACCACAAGATATCAGTCTATTCAAAACCGGGTTGGGCTAAGAAGTATGACCTGATCGTTCACAACGAATGCTTTGGCGGCGTGACCGACCCTGAATTCGTCAAGTCGATCGCGGATGCTCACTTTGAAGGGGTTCCCGCAATTTTTATCCATTGTGCCCTGCACAGCTACCGCAACTCTGGTTCGGCCGATGCCTGGCGTGAATTGATCGGTGTGACCAGTCGCAGCCACGAAGGAAAGCGTGCTTTAAACGTGGAGAAGCTCGAGGATCATCCGGTCATGACGGACTTTCCTAAGGAATGGAAAACCCCGAATGGAGAGTTGTACAAGATCGAAAAAGTCTGGTCGAATTGCATTCCGCTTGCCAAGGCTTACGGAGAAGACACAAAGAAAGACCATCCGGTCATTTGGTTGAACAAATTCGGGAAAGCCAATGTGTTCGGGACATCACTTGGGCATCACAACGAAACGATGAACAACGATGTTTGGCTGGGACTTGTCTCTCGTGGAGCACTCTTTGTGACCGGACATCTCGACGAGAATGGAAACCCTGAAAAAGGCTACGAAGGGACCGGAATCAAACCGATCGTGATCGGCGACCCTAAACCCAAAGCCGATCCCAAGTTTTCCAAAAAGAAAAAGTAA
- a CDS encoding serine hydrolase domain-containing protein → MTNRRTFLQASLLTTLSSPLLAALKRGNLSAAEETLATATNSGLIEAASIYIQQGTEKFQRTFGSSKSPDDIFLLASISKPISIAAVMKLYDQGKFALDDPVKNFIPEFSGDGRDAITMRQLMTHVSGLPDQLPQNAQLRSNHAILKEFVDAAIQTPLLFPAGTKYSYSSMAILLATEVAMRLTGKPIAKIVEENVYQPLGMKHSALGLGAFKLESVMKVQVENAAPESGSGAPSTKSWDWNSLYWRRLGAPWGTAHGSAADVGLFLNEFLHPSGKILKPKTAQLMTTNQNPRGIRPRALGFDLGSHCGGPGCSEQTFGHTGSTGTLCWADPATATTCVILTTLPGRAITPHPRKTASDQVARAANS, encoded by the coding sequence ATGACCAACCGTAGAACCTTCCTTCAGGCAAGTTTGCTGACCACGCTGAGTTCACCACTGCTCGCTGCCCTGAAACGGGGAAACCTCAGTGCCGCAGAAGAGACGCTTGCGACTGCGACAAATAGTGGCTTGATCGAAGCTGCATCGATCTATATTCAACAAGGGACTGAAAAGTTTCAGCGAACATTCGGTTCATCAAAATCCCCGGACGACATCTTCCTGCTCGCATCAATTTCAAAGCCGATCTCAATCGCTGCGGTGATGAAGCTTTATGACCAAGGCAAATTCGCTTTGGACGATCCCGTCAAGAACTTTATTCCGGAGTTTTCGGGAGACGGTCGAGACGCCATCACTATGCGGCAATTGATGACGCATGTTTCCGGGCTGCCTGACCAGTTGCCACAGAACGCTCAGCTTCGCTCGAACCATGCTATATTGAAAGAGTTTGTTGACGCAGCCATCCAGACACCATTGCTCTTCCCAGCCGGCACAAAGTACAGCTATTCAAGCATGGCAATTCTGCTCGCAACGGAAGTCGCGATGCGTCTCACTGGAAAACCGATCGCCAAAATTGTCGAGGAGAACGTTTACCAACCACTCGGGATGAAGCACTCGGCCCTTGGTTTAGGAGCATTCAAGCTTGAATCAGTCATGAAGGTCCAAGTCGAAAATGCAGCTCCTGAATCGGGCTCAGGAGCTCCCTCGACGAAGTCTTGGGACTGGAACAGTTTGTACTGGAGACGACTCGGCGCACCATGGGGGACCGCACATGGTTCCGCAGCTGACGTTGGGCTCTTCCTGAATGAATTTCTTCACCCCAGTGGGAAAATTCTAAAGCCAAAAACCGCGCAGCTCATGACAACGAATCAGAACCCGCGAGGAATTCGCCCACGTGCTCTCGGCTTTGATCTTGGCAGCCACTGCGGTGGCCCCGGGTGCAGCGAACAGACTTTTGGACATACTGGATCCACAGGAACCCTCTGCTGGGCCGACCCCGCCACAGCCACGACCTGCGTCATCCTGACAACTCTTCCCGGTCGAGCGATCACTCCCCACCCCAGAAAAACTGCCTCGGACCAAGTTGCACGGGCTGCGAATTCCTAG